In the genome of Candida albicans SC5314 chromosome 6, complete sequence, the window TGATTTTAGAAGGACGATAAGTCAATGCTGGTGTTGatgttggtgttggttCTGGTTGAGTAATTTTCCTTCTTCCTTGAGGTAAAGCAGAACTAGTTGGAGCAGGTACCAACGGTGGTACTGAACTACTAGTTGATTCAGTTGTGGTCGTAGCATCTGGTGTGATTATTTCACCATCACTGTTCTCACCACTACTATCATCGCTATCATCATTGGCATATCGTCTATTCATCATGGGCATTGGTGGAACTCCTCTAACGATATTTCTTCGTGATCTAATTGGTTCAAGAGTTTGATTATTTGTCAATGTATATAATGCCATTGTCCCTGGAGTTGGACGATAATCTTGAGTTTTAATTGGTCCTGGAGTAGCTCTATTATGACTTTGTTTCCAATCATTCCCTGtaaaaaataattctcCATCATTAGCAAGAATTATAAAACTGAAACCCGTAgcaacaatatcaacaattatatgatcattaaaattattaatattagtAGGTGTATGAACCATCATCCATCCAAAATTCTCGGATCGATTCTCTATAGGTACTTGGGATAAATTATATCCTAATCTCCCCATCAGAGATTGTCCCCATGTATAAACTTTTTGATGGCGATTACAAcgtaaataaaataattgtttCCAATTAAGATTTTCTTGAAGGGATAAAGTataattgttttcattattagtgaattttttattatataaatattgataaattattgatgaattttgATAGATTGAATATAATGTTTTGGAAAgactgaaaaatttgaaaatatctTCTGGCGATAGATAATTGGATATTTGAGATGTTAAAATATCTTCTCCTAAATCATATATAGATAATGTCATAGCAGttatggtggtggtggtggtggcgataaaaaaaagagggaGAGACTTAAGGGTTGTGGCAATTTATAACtgagcaaaaaaaaatcgtAGTATGGGGAGATCCGTTAATTTGAGTAATTAGTGATCCTTTCAGCACCATTACAACCACTATTGTATAACCCTTCTTTCTACCTGTTAACATAATAAGTCAACCTAGTACCataatattataatttgaatattaaaaatttatataaattaagTTGAAACTATATTCGAAAATAcatattataaataaaacatAAAAAGTGGAAAAAGCTAAACATTTAAATCTCTCTCTATCTATCTCTAATAATTATAGTTTATCATATAAGTTTATAGTAGGAATAGTCCTTTGCTTTTAAACATTTTCtggtttttcaaaaacacCATTACTGTTTGAAGCAGTACCATCAGAAACATCTTCTTTAGTTTCGAAATTATCTTTTTcgaaatcatcatcataaaGACCCAAGCTTTTAGATTCATCTTCAACTTCTtgtaatgataattttggtAAAGTAGCAGCAACTCTCCATGGTTGTCTTTTTTCAACGTAAGCTTTAGCgaaaataatatcaatttcttctaatgATCTACCAGCAGTTTCTggataaaagaaaaagatgattggaacaaacaagaaattcATAACGGCAAAATAAAGATAACAACCCCAACCACTAGCAGAAATAAATGGTGGAGTAAACATAACAACGGCGAAATTGGTTAACCAATTGGTACAAGTGGAAACGGCAGAAGCAGTAGTTCTTGTTCTCAATGGATTAATTTCTGGTGGGTAAATCCATGGTAATGGTAAAATGGTGAAGGcaaagaaaacaataaacaaataaatacCAACGGCAGCACCTTTAGCATTTTGTTCAGTTGGGTTAATCAAACAAGCAAATGAAATAAGGAATGAAATCCCTTGACCAATTGCAccaattaaaaacaaatttcttCTACCCAAagtatcaattaaaaagaatgaTGGAAGAGTGGCTAAAGCATAAATAGTAGCAAACACCCCACCcaaaatcattgataaaCGGTATTTAGTATGATGGAAAACGGTTTCGTAGAACAACAAAGTGGAATAATAAATAGCAGCATTACAACCAGTGAATTGTTGGAAAAATTGGGTTGATGACCCAATAAGCATTCTTTGGAAATGAGCAGTTTTACCACCAGTAAACAAATCTTTGAAACCAGCTTGGACTTTAGCGTTTCTTCTAACGGCGTCAATAATAACACTAGCTTCAGCAACAATAGCATCATCATCTGGAGTAGTATCATTTAAAGCAGCTAAAACTTCAAAAGCTTCTGGTTTTCTATCTTTAGAAATCAACCAACGAGGAGATTCAggcaattgaataattccaaaaataACCCATAAGGCaaagaaaatttggaaaGCAACTGGGAATCTCCAAGAAACTGAAGAATCAACATAAGATAACCCAAAATCTAACCAATAAGCAATAAAAGTACCAAATGCCACAACGGCACCTTCTAAATTGACCAATTTACCTCTATTTTCTGGTTTTGACATTTCTGATTGCCACACTGGAATGGTAGCAGTATTCATACCATTACCAATACCAGTGATGACTCTACCAACCACAAATTGACCTAATGGCCAATGTGGTCTAAATGGAGTAACGGAAATAATTGTAccaagaataataatagtagcaccaaagaaaataattgGTTTTCTACCTAAAGCATCACCTCTAAGTAAAGCAAAAATAGCACCAAAGAAACATCCCAATTCATAAGATGCAGTAACAGCACCTTGGATAACACTATTATCTTTAGTAGCAGGGAATTcccaattgaattgttcAGCAGAAATTAATCCGGCCATTAAACCTTGATCATATCCGAAAAGTGAAAACCCAAGTGTGGCAGTAATAGTGACTGCTGCACGTAATTTTCTACCGGTTAATCCAGCAGTTGTGgttcttttgaaaatattatctATGAACCCACCCATAATggaatatatatatgttatttattatttgtcTTTCTTGTTTGGTAGTTGAATAGGTATATGTGAATAGGTatcccaaaaaaaaaaaaagaaaaaactgTCTAGTAAATaacaaatttgattaaGAGACCAAAACAAGAGAAGGGGAAAAGGAAGCACCTACGACTAGATTGAAATTGGGGAAGAGATATGAAGctatatttatattaaatttttttatatatatacattaAACCAACATGAATAGACAATCcaaaataaacaatcaaaaaaacataaaaaaacataaaaaaatttttgccAATTAAGATATTACACAAAAACTAAGAAGTTAGAAGAGcaagcaacaacaataataataaaaaaaactaaatgaggaaaaattcaatgaaaGTTTTATCATCAACCTCACTGTACTATGACGTAAAAGGATTACAAAAACCAAAGTGTAGACCTAAAACCGAATCCACAATACAATGCTGGACTAATTAATTTTACCTAAACTATTACACTGTACTTTCGCCGTGTGCGTCatgaatttaataaaacaaatatgATACCATGCTAATAAGATAATAAGTTGAATTGggttaaaaagaaaatgctTTAAAGAAAGGAGttacaaaataattatttccctttgtttcaataaagAGTTAAGCTAATACGTAATACGTCTCTCTTTATGTGGTGGGGAGAAACAACCTACAATACAAAacaatgaaataaaataattttgaatattattGTTTCACCATATTCTTCCCCTGTCTCCCAAATACTCTGGATCTTACTATCATATATTTTCCTGTCATTGCTCATTTATAGTTAGATTTTGTTAGTCAGCCAGCAAGAAGAAGTAAAAtgttttttgtaaatagaGATTTGTTAAGACTAAAATGGATAAACGGAATTAGTtcactaaaaaaaaagaaacctcttctcttcttgttcttctaAATCCCCCACCCCGGATTAATTATAGCCAAGAAAactcaagaaaaaaaaataaaaaagagtTCCACTTGACACATAATACACGCACATTCATATcttttttgtaattgacACACGactagtagtagtagaacaacaaccacaaccacccCAACAATcttcaagaaattgataattctaccctgatattgaaatttgaattgttgCTATTACTTTGTGTTGAAAAACTAATTGAATACGATTATAAATTATGGGTTTTTTCGAGGTTGAACAAGAGACAATAATACGTTTTGTTTAGCAATAAGAACCAGCCATAATGGAGTcgtttttcaaattagaaacaagaaagaaTGTGAATAAAGAAAGGGtgttcaataataataaattattatatgtatatattaCTCcctttatttttctttctttctagaactactattactattacaCCGGGAAATAATGGATATAAGGTGGGGATAGGATAAGTTTTTTTCCCTTCCCCACCATTTCACCTAAGCCTTATCTATGacataaaaataataaccaTTTGATAAGAGTTGATCTCCCTTCCCCACAATTGAATCCTCGAGTCTCGAAGTAACACCAAATGTGTGTCCCTTGAAACATTCCTAGCtgtagatatatatatatgtgcAATTAGTTGATTGGGTGTATGTAACTAGTCACCTTGGTTTCCCCGCCCCCCACTTCGTTTAATGCCAAATTAAATAACCAACCAACTAGCATTGACACGACTATTTTGTGcgtttgtttttctttttgttttatttcattttaagttgatttaaatttgtTAATCTTTAGTTATTGTACATcactttttgttgattattgaaAGACATTGATATATACATGTATATAAATTATCACTATCACACGACTTAAGTCATTATACATGAACTTTGTGTGTGTATTTGTGCAAACTACTATAAATTTCATGACTAAAAatctattaataatatcatttgACTTCCTCGGGTAAAAGAAACACCCAAATCCCTTTTTTGTGTATGTGTCTTAGCCATACCGACGATCTTTTCAAGTCTTTAAAAATGCTTGAGAATGAAGAAGTATGACTAATCGCAAAGCCCATAATATCAAGTCAAGATAATTAAGTCAAGATAATTAAGTCAAGATAATATCTCAATGTTGCGTTATCATAATGTTTTATGCCAGATTATAGATGGAAAATAAAGGCTTATAAATATAGCCAGTTTTTTGTAAAGTGTTAGCGAAGAGATGTTAGTTTTCAACCAATTAGATTTGctttttgttattgttgaattgtctcaaaaaaaaaaaaaaaatttgtctcttgtttaattttgtgttaaaaacagaaaagtcgtttctttttttgcgACACATATCTATTactaataatttcttttttcgTCATTATACACGCATATATTTGGTCTAGACTGTTAGCCATTAGTAAAACCAATCTTGCAGCTTTACAAAGAGGTTTCATGTAACAAAAGCTGCTCAAACACGAacgccaaaaaaaaaatctctCAATACTGAATTAGTAAGGTCTGTACTAAGGGTTAGTCATTATTTTATAAAATGTGGAGAGATTAAATTATACTGGGTCTACTATATTCCTTCAAGGTTGTGATTCCAACTCATGTATTTCCACAAATTTTGATAGATCAAGTGGATAATGAATCCCTGGTGGTTTGATAGTTTCAAAAGTGTTTTCAAAAACGTCCAATTGTTTGTCATGTAGACATATAGACAATATGGattgaaaaacaagaacTAGAATAAACACAATGttgtttataatttcacggaaaagaaattcatttattcccggattttgatattgttgtatTCCCCAGGTTTTAGCCCCAAGAAAAAAGTGGAACAATAATTAAACAATGtatatcaaaaaaagatgagtagtagtagtagtagctCAAATCAATTAGTTGAATAAGCTACGATGGTGATTAGAATTCGAAAACAGATTGGGTGGTCATTACAATCAtcaatcatcaacatcacaACTTATTATCTTTTAACCCAATAAATATTCTTCTTGTTACAATTCAAGGAACAAAGTTGATTGTTGGCTATCTCTTCTCTTTTCCCATCCGCCCCTccttttctctctctctcctctacatatttcaattttgtggattcattttgaaattttaaacATGTGTGtatgtatatatttataaaatttaGTTAGATTTATAGATATAATATTTTATGCTGCTTGAAATTttgggggggggggggggtgGTGAGGCGGACTTTATTTAGAGTTTTTAGTCCTTGGTTCCAATTCCCGAGGGAAATCATAGTGCGAGATCTTTCCCTCGGCATATTTTTAGTccaacaactacaacatGGGTAGAAAGAAAGCACTAATTTATCCgtcaaatcaataaatcaacttcagcttatcaattcaatttccgATGTGAGtacaaaaaccaaaatatataattagtacaacaacaacagtttTCATTTAGTTTGTGATTAATTTTCAGTTAAATCTATTGAAGATTCATTTAAATCTCCAAGAAGTATAAAGAGAAATATGGGGAGATATATCGGAGTATCATTGCACCGTTTCAATTGGACAAATTCAACTCCTCTACAAGATTTAAAATAcaaaaacataaaaaataaaatcaatccattccatttccatttataccaatttttccaaaCCTCTAAACATATCTAAAAGACAAACATAATGACCTAAAATACCTAAAACAACACAAATATGCCAAATATTATGACTTGctaaaaaataatcaaccCACCAAAGTGATAAGAAATTATTACTATAAGGGGTTTTAATAGgattttgtttaaaatGTTTGGCAATCAATTCAGCAAATTTTTGATCATGATCGAAAATATCATGATTTGGGGTATTACTTGTAGTAGTGTCGTTACATTCTGATATATGttgatcaacaatttcttcaaattcttcttcgATTTCTTCCATTTCATCTTCACCATCATGACCCATTTTTTCCAATATGACATCAGTTGGTTTATAAGTATGACGATTATTAAGAtgattttcttcaattataACATCATATCTCCATCTTTCTGGTATTAATCCACCATAAAACCCTACTCCAATTAAATACCATATAAAACTTTTATAAACAAGCGGAGCAGAAAATGATAAAGTGGCCATAATTCCTTCATAGTAAGATTTACAAATCATGGCTGTTGCCCCAGAAAATGATAATCCAAGGAAAAACCCAATTCTAATTGATCGACATTCAGGTTTATCAAAATAGGATGaccaattgaaaacaaatccTGCTAATCCACATAATGTAGAAAATCCAACGTACCccattaataatttggGATAATTATATAAACTACAATATTCAACACTAATGATTGAACAAGTAATTAATACGGTGATACCAGTGTAATCAACACATGCAAATGTTTGTCTGGTAGGATAATGAGCAAAACATGAGAATGTATGCCACAAGGAAGAATTCACCAAGCATTTAATTGCTGCAAATAAAAACACATACATGATTAAATTATCACCCCAAGTAGTTTGTTGGAATAAATCAGTATTAGGGAAATGATTGATACATATATAAAGAACAATCATTAATCCAATTAAATGACTCCAAATATTCATTGATTCATTATGATTGAAATGGAAAATCAGTTTAAACATCAGCATATGACTAAGGGAAAATCTATACccattaataatatatttattttctcGCCAAATTAATGGTAATTCATAATAATGTAAATATCGATTATTGGCATTTTGAAGAGCAcgattgaaattgaaaaaccGAAGTTTACTAAATATAATATCATGAGTATAATCATCAGTGGCAGAAGgtttattttctttaataaaatcatcaattttaattaatttttcatcaaaatattgTATTGTGGTGATGATTTTTTGTGATAATATTTCTCGTTTATTTAAAGATCTAATCCCCATATTCTGTAATCCTTCTTTAGACTGATCAATACTTAGGTCTTCGTCGTCCTCATTATCACTATCACTATCGATTGCCAAACTGGAAAATAgataattatattgatcAGCAAGTACTTTCGATAAATAttctaaattattaaatgaattagataatactgattttttaattaatctTAATCGTTCATAAAccatattcaaattatttatgGAAAAATCTCGAAACAGTTGTATActtgaagttgaagaagatcTTCTTGATCGTCCTAATGGTCTTCCtccaccactaccaccaccattaaTGGTAcctttttgttgttgttgttccttTCTTGCTTTCTTATCAAGTTTAAAAAATCGTTCAAAGTTATCTAATCTTGATTCTATCGATGAAATGAAAAGATCTAGTTTTTCCACTAATAAATCTTCAGCAGTTTGAACTACTGACGATGCAGAATCCTCATTAGTTTTGTTcttatcattattttgaGATCTATTTTTAAGTTCCCCTGTAGATGCTAATTCAGTAGCAGTACTCATGATAGAATGAAAAGCCAATAGTGGttgaatgaataaatgaatgTAAGTTGTATTGGTTTGAAAAACTAAGGTTACTTTCTATCCATggataataatagtaatataaatataaattaaaaagaagTAAAGctaattaaaaaaaaaaaattttctctGTCTCACGTTACTTTTTTAAATCAGATTATTTATTACTGTTTAATCCCTcattaaatatataaaacaTAAGGGCcgatttcttttttttttgcttttatTGATCTACCCAATCCGGAAATTGCGAAAATAGGGGAAGGATCTACACTAACTATGTGTGTATGTGAACATTGTACAcgcaacaataataatatgtCATGTGATTATAACCAATTCATCGGAAATTAAACCTATCATAACCATAGCCatattcattgaaaaaCGTGCTCACTTATCATTCTCCTTCCAACTGGTAAATCAAGGTATTATAAACTTTTATAGATTCaaccaaaatcatcattccctgttgaaagaaatttcgcaattcatattcaattttaaactTCATATGGTTGCAAGTTATTCACCTTTAACTGTTCTCGGAGCCGTTGTCATCGTTTaacttgaacaaaaaaaaaacaacaaggTTGTTGTAAAGAAGTTAAATTTCATGATGTAATGACAACCTTTATTAAATGTATTGGTAactgttggtggtggtattgTCCTTTGctattttattgtttcttATGGATTGGGCTTTCCGTTCGTCCATTTTCTATTTAGCTTCTTTCTATGTTTgactgttgttgtggtttcTCGTTCTTGTCATTTAGCAACCAACATCAGTAATAAAGTTTTGTGGTGGTctttattcaaataaaaaactaAGATTCACCCTCTCGCCaagttgatattgaatGGTGATTAAGTAGAATAgtcaataacaataatggcAGTAGTACTTGTTGCAGATCTTGAATAGAATAACTAACGTTTGATGGCATCTAACACATTAAACTTGCGTATTACACCAGAAGAATGCTTATCTGAATAACTATTAGAAGCTGAACAATTGAGGACAGAAGTGAAGAATAGAACCTTCATACACACTTCATATATACAGAAGACCAACTACTAATAGTACCCCTAAAGAATATCACATCACCATAATCGATTAACAAAAACGAAAGACAAGGAACAAACTAATCTAAAAAACTATAAACTTtgattgtaaatttttgCTATTATGTGAGCATCTGATAACCTAAATAGAAAGTGTGaacattttcaacaatctACAACCACCAAAGAAGGcgatatatatatatatatagcAAATTGAATCATAATCACACAAAAAATGATAAGGCAGGATGAATATTTATCCCAAACTAAACTATATGTACTACTGCATACTCATGTATGAAGATATTGCCGTATTACCCccttttcaaaaattagTTTTATCCTTATCTTGTGTAATCTAACTAATCGTCATTCTGTATTGTTTCATGCAGCAATATAGGCTCAGTTTTATCAAGTGGGTGAGGAAAGCAAAGATAACACCAATGGAGTGcttacaccaagaagttagaaAAAGATTCTAACAATAATAGGAGAATCCTTTACATGGGGACAACGTGCCATCTAACAATAAGAACATTGCACATTAACGTAAATCATTACGTAgtgtcaaaaaaaaaagagtgCTACTTTAAATGGTGGGTGACAGTGATAATCGTAGTGGTAAATTAACTCCACGCCACCACGTGCCCATGTGGGGGGAGTGAGAGTGGGACGTGCTTTATCACCACATGGTAGCAACAATGCCTAACAAACTAAACCAAAAATTAGGAagcaaaattttttttaatttgtttttttttttgatgatCAATTcttgtcaattttttaaaacaacTCCGTTTCACAGTTTCGAGTTAATCTTATAGTACTTAAATTGGCttatatttgttgttgtttttttattatattcttCTGGGAAATTTGTTGACagtaataatgaattgttattgttagtaACAGTTacttttgaattttttatttttagcGAAACATTGGCGGCTTCCTCCAGAAAATacaaaaccaaagaaaacTGAAAaggtg includes:
- the HGT10 gene encoding glucose-inactivated glycerol proton symporter (Glycerol permease involved in glycerol uptake; member of the major facilitator superfamily; induced by osmotic stress, at low glucose in rich media, during cell wall regeneration; 12 membrane spans; Hap43p-induced gene), with translation MGGFIDNIFKRTTTAGLTGRKLRAAVTITATLGFSLFGYDQGLMAGLISAEQFNWEFPATKDNSVIQGAVTASYELGCFFGAIFALLRGDALGRKPIIFFGATIIILGTIISVTPFRPHWPLGQFVVGRVITGIGNGMNTATIPVWQSEMSKPENRGKLVNLEGAVVAFGTFIAYWLDFGLSYVDSSVSWRFPVAFQIFFALWVIFGIIQLPESPRWLISKDRKPEAFEVLAALNDTTPDDDAIVAEASVIIDAVRRNAKVQAGFKDLFTGGKTAHFQRMLIGSSTQFFQQFTGCNAAIYYSTLLFYETVFHHTKYRLSMILGGVFATIYALATLPSFFLIDTLGRRNLFLIGAIGQGISFLISFACLINPTEQNAKGAAVGIYLFIVFFAFTILPLPWIYPPEINPLRTRTTASAVSTCTNWLTNFAVVMFTPPFISASGWGCYLYFAVMNFLFVPIIFFFYPETAGRSLEEIDIIFAKAYVEKRQPWRVAATLPKLSLQEVEDESKSLGLYDDDFEKDNFETKEDVSDGTASNSNGVFEKPENV
- a CDS encoding uncharacterized protein (Putative membrane protein with a predicted role in zinc ion homeostasis; Hap43-induced; fluconazole-induced; rat catheter and Spider biofilm induced), whose translation is MSTATELASTGELKNRSQNNDKNKTNEDSASSVVQTAEDLLVEKLDLFISSIESRLDNFERFFKLDKKARKEQQQQKGTINGGGSGGGRPLGRSRRSSSTSSIQSFRDFSINNLNMVYERLRLIKKSVLSNSFNNLEYLSKVLADQYNYLFSSLAIDSDSDNEDDEDLSIDQSKEGLQNMGIRSLNKREILSQKIITTIQYFDEKLIKIDDFIKENKPSATDDYTHDIIFSKLRFFNFNRALQNANNRYLHYYELPLIWRENKYIINGYRFSLSHMSMFKSIFHFNHNESMNIWSHLIGLMIVLYICINHFPNTDLFQQTTWGDNLIMYVFLFAAIKCLVNSSLWHTFSCFAHYPTRQTFACVDYTGITVLITCSIISVEYCSLYNYPKLLMGYVGFSTLCGLAGFVFNWSSYFDKPECRSIRIGFFLGLSFSGATAMICKSYYEGIMATLSFSAPLVYKSFIWYLIGVGFYGGLIPERWRYDVIIEENHLNNRHTYKPTDVILEKMGHDGEDEMEEIEEEFEEIVDQHISECNDTTTSNTPNHDIFDHDQKFAELIAKHFKQNPIKTPYSNNFLSLWWVDYFLASHNIWHICVVLGILGHYVCLLDMFRGLEKLV